The Streptomyces hundungensis genome contains the following window.
GCCGCACCGCCCAGTCGCAGGCCCTCGCCGTACGCTCCGGCGCCCTCGCGGCCGGGCAACCGGAGGCCTCGATGCTGCTCGCCGCCGACGCGTACCGCACCGACCGCACCCCGCAGGCACGCGGCGCCCTGCTCAGCACCCAGGCCCAGTACTTCGACGGACGGCTGCGCGACCACACCGGGCCCGTCAACGCGGTGGCCTTCAGCCCCGATGGCAAGACGCTGGCCTCGGCGAGCTCCGACGCGACCGTGAAGCTGTGGGACACCGCGAGCCACCGCGTCACCGCCACCCTGACCGGCCACACCGGAGCGGTCACCTCCCTCGCCTACAGCGCGGACGGCACCCGCCTCGCGACGGCGGGCGCCGACGGCACCGTACGGCTGTGGAACGCGACCACCCGCCATCTGACCGCCACCCTGCCCGGACACCAAGGCGCCGTACGGTCCGTGGCGTTCAGCCCGGACGGCCACACCCTCGTATCGGGCGGAACCGACCACACCGTACGGCTGTGGAACGTCTCCGAGGCCACCGCCCGCGCCGTGCTGCCCGGACACGGCGACGCGGTCATGGCGGTGGCCTTCAGCCCCGACGGACGCAGCGTGGCCTCCGCCTCCGCCGACCGCACCGTACGGGTCTGGGACGTCGCGGGCAGCGGCCCCCCGATGGTCCTGGCCGGCCACAGCGACCAGGTGCTCGGCGTCGCCTTCAGCCCCGACGGCCACACCCTCGCGTCGGGCGCCGCGGACCGCACCGTACGGCTGTGGAACCTGCCCGACGCGTCGGTGCGCGCGATCCTGACCGGGCACAGCGACGACGTCAACGCCGTCGCCTTCACCCGGGCCGGGGACACCGTCATCAGCGCCGGCGGCGACGGCACCGTCAAGCTGTGGGACGCCGTCAACCACCGGCTGGTCGCCACCCTTTCCGGCCACACCGATTACGTCCTCGCCGTCGCCGCCGGACCCGACGAACGCCTGGCGACCGGCGGCTTCGACCAGTCCGTGGTGCTGTGGGACCTGGGCCGCTCGGCGCTCACCGCAAGGCCGTTCACCGAGGCGTGGCAGTCGGCCTTCTCGCCCGACGGGGGCCTGCTCGCCTCGGCGCAGGCCGACCGCACCGTACGGCTGTGGGACGTGCCCCACCACCGGCTGCGCACCACGTTGACCGGCCACGACGGCTCCGTGTTCGCGGTGGCCTTCTCGCCCGACGGACGCCTCCTCGCCTCGGCCGGCGCCGATCGCACCGTCAGACTCTGGGACGTCGCGAGCGGCCACCTCCAAGCGACCCTGACCGGCCACGACGGTTCGGTGTTCGCGGTCGCCTTCTCACCCGACGGACGCCTCCTCGCCTCGGCCAGCGCCGACCGCACCGCTACCCTCTGGGACGTCGCCACGCGGCGCCCCTACGCCACGCTCCAGGGCCACGAGGACTTCGTCAACACCGTCGCCTTCAGCCCGGACGGTCGCACCCTGGCCACCGGAAGCGACGATCTGACGGTCCGTCTGTGGGACGTGCGTGCCACGGGCCACGGCGCGCGCGCCGTCCTGCGCGGCCACACCGGCTCGGTGCGCTCCGTCGCCTTCGCCCCCGACGGCCGCACCCTGGCCAGCGGCGGCAACGACGGGACCGTACGCCTGTGGGACCCGGCGCGCGTCACCGCCGCCGGCGTCCTCGCCGGGCACAGTGGCTCGGTGCGGGCGGTCGCCTTCAGCCCCGACGGCGAGACCCTCGCGAGCAGCGGAAGCGACCAGACCGTACGCCTGTGGAAACCGTCCCGCGCCGAACACATCGCCACCCTCAGCGGACACACCGGCGCCGTCTGGGGCGTCACCTTCGACCCCGGCCTCCCCGGCACCCTGGCGAGCAGCAGCAACGACGGCACCGTACGGCTGTGGAACACCGATGTGCCCCGCCAACAGGGCCAGGTGTGCCGCCTGTTGGGCGACACGGGACGCGACCGCTGGGCCCGCCTGCTGCCCGACCTGCCGTATCGGCCCCTCTGCCCGGACACCGACTGAGCTGCGCCGACGCGGTGTTTCCCAGGTGTTTCCCGTTTCCCGCCGGTACAGGAGACACCCGGGTCCTCGACAGCACCCCGACGCGACGGCCAGTCTCGGAACACCGCGGCGGACCAGCCGGCTTCACACCGGAACGCGCCGCGTCCGCCGGGCAGTGCTCCGGCACACGTACGACGAAACGGGGAACACTCACATGCACCACACCCTTGCCCGAGCGCGGCGGACCTTCGCCGCGGCAGGCCTGGTGGCCGCCTGCGCCGTCCTGCCGTCCGCCCCACTCTCCTCCGCCGCCCCCTCGTCCGGGACGGCCCTTCGCACCGCGGCGGCCGCCGGCGGCTGCGACGTCCTGGCCCCCGGCGCCTCGGCGGCGGCCGAGGCAGCGGTCCGCGCCGCCTGCTCCCAACTCGGCGTCTGGTACAGCTGGGGCGGCGGCCACGGACCGCAACCCGGCGCCACCTACGGCCAGGTCGACCCCACCGACCCCGCCAGCAACCACGACCCCGAGCGGCGCGGCTTCGACTGCTCGGGTCTGGTCCGCTACGCCTACGCCCAGGCCACGGGCGAGGACATCCTGAACGGCACCGCCAACAGCCAGTACCACTCCTCGCGCGTCACCGCCCGGTTCGGCGCCGGCCAGGGCACCGGGCCGCTGCTCCCCGGCGACCTGCTGG
Protein-coding sequences here:
- a CDS encoding helix-turn-helix domain-containing protein, with the translated sequence MPTDDETADGFAAELRRLRGLRKVSLTGLARSIHYSKGYLSKIENGSKPPTLDVARRCDDALDAGGALLRLVPEPANVPAPRTAQGGPAESALCPYRGLAAYGPQDAEWFYGRESATAELAGRLAERMGRGPLAVVAPSGAGKSSLLQAGLLPALRRGALPVPGSGLWPVVVCTPTAHPLKELLRCAADVLGSAGAEITPEALVRRPAALLDASTERGGQGGLVLLVDQFEEAFTLCENDRERRDFVAVLHTLATARAADGTTARTVVVVGLRADFCGRCLDHPRLVEVFTHGLFALGPMSNAQLRQAITGPAERAGLSLEPGLVELLLRDLGTDSAASVGSLPLLAHALLVTWQQRTSRTLTVAGYETTGGIHGAVARTAESVYGRLDPAEQLAARRLLVRLVHVADDTAQTRKPVEREFLIRQLGDPEPATRALDAFVRARLVTAGSETVEITHEALLHAWPRLRGWIDADRSGLVLRQEVSDAATQWVRAGRDPSLLYRGSRLAAVRDHARHAQHIGQLGPQEREFIAACEAEEGRGLRGARRQIRIRRTLLVTLAGLLALAVTAGALAFQQSRRALQESRTAQSQALAVRSGALAAGQPEASMLLAADAYRTDRTPQARGALLSTQAQYFDGRLRDHTGPVNAVAFSPDGKTLASASSDATVKLWDTASHRVTATLTGHTGAVTSLAYSADGTRLATAGADGTVRLWNATTRHLTATLPGHQGAVRSVAFSPDGHTLVSGGTDHTVRLWNVSEATARAVLPGHGDAVMAVAFSPDGRSVASASADRTVRVWDVAGSGPPMVLAGHSDQVLGVAFSPDGHTLASGAADRTVRLWNLPDASVRAILTGHSDDVNAVAFTRAGDTVISAGGDGTVKLWDAVNHRLVATLSGHTDYVLAVAAGPDERLATGGFDQSVVLWDLGRSALTARPFTEAWQSAFSPDGGLLASAQADRTVRLWDVPHHRLRTTLTGHDGSVFAVAFSPDGRLLASAGADRTVRLWDVASGHLQATLTGHDGSVFAVAFSPDGRLLASASADRTATLWDVATRRPYATLQGHEDFVNTVAFSPDGRTLATGSDDLTVRLWDVRATGHGARAVLRGHTGSVRSVAFAPDGRTLASGGNDGTVRLWDPARVTAAGVLAGHSGSVRAVAFSPDGETLASSGSDQTVRLWKPSRAEHIATLSGHTGAVWGVTFDPGLPGTLASSSNDGTVRLWNTDVPRQQGQVCRLLGDTGRDRWARLLPDLPYRPLCPDTD
- a CDS encoding C40 family peptidase codes for the protein MHHTLARARRTFAAAGLVAACAVLPSAPLSSAAPSSGTALRTAAAAGGCDVLAPGASAAAEAAVRAACSQLGVWYSWGGGHGPQPGATYGQVDPTDPASNHDPERRGFDCSGLVRYAYAQATGEDILNGTANSQYHSSRVTARFGAGQGTGPLLPGDLLGWGGANSIHHIAVYLGAGKMVEARQSGTHVMVSDVRLGGDYNGAVRIGGSPAPSGTFSTWGTDVWTHVEPSTTSARVSKFAGPTRVKVGCQKHAQLVEADGYRNDAWSYLPDYQAWITNIYIQGPAWLDGVPTCA